A part of Polynucleobacter sp. MG-Unter2-18 genomic DNA contains:
- a CDS encoding cupin domain-containing protein yields the protein MTAFYLSKPYDPPQAPQNLPLDRPWALLGGNSPQQFMKSYWHKKPLLVRGAIPAFELAKQIGQPLGSAISPQELFKIAGDDTVESRLIKAKPWAFTNGPFKKKLIPAIEKTDWTLLLQGMEAKHPAAAKVLSWFRFIPDARLDDLMISIAGLGGGVGPHFDSYDVFLIQMSGRRRWRISEQKDLTLNPNLPLKILEDFRVEQEWDLEPGDMLYLPPHIAHDGIALDAGCQTWSVGFRSQSYKEILQEGLWRLAESLEDIPELNSHFADPKQSATHCAEQLPAEIITQVRQKLKGLKLDRVETFLPGIAAYLSEPKPQAYFDGVANNLSPEQFRRHLGKQALKVHPYTRVLALGPRIYCNGEEMTDGQDASTQAAWRSLARSKQFTGSLGKIGLNNSLFGAFEAGWLLF from the coding sequence ATGACAGCATTTTACTTGAGCAAGCCTTACGATCCGCCACAGGCACCCCAAAACCTTCCGCTAGATCGCCCATGGGCTCTTCTAGGGGGCAATAGCCCTCAACAGTTCATGAAATCCTATTGGCATAAGAAACCACTATTAGTACGAGGCGCCATCCCCGCCTTTGAGCTCGCCAAACAAATAGGCCAGCCCTTGGGTAGCGCGATATCACCTCAAGAGTTATTCAAAATAGCGGGTGATGATACGGTGGAATCCAGATTAATTAAGGCAAAGCCTTGGGCTTTTACAAATGGCCCATTTAAAAAGAAATTGATTCCTGCTATTGAGAAGACGGATTGGACACTTTTACTTCAAGGTATGGAGGCAAAACATCCTGCAGCTGCAAAAGTACTTTCTTGGTTTCGCTTTATTCCGGATGCACGCTTAGATGATTTAATGATCAGCATTGCTGGTCTTGGTGGTGGCGTAGGCCCCCACTTTGATTCTTATGATGTCTTTTTAATTCAGATGTCGGGACGCAGACGTTGGCGCATTTCTGAGCAAAAGGATTTAACGCTGAATCCAAATTTGCCCTTGAAAATTCTGGAGGACTTTAGAGTGGAGCAAGAGTGGGATCTGGAGCCAGGCGACATGCTTTACCTACCACCACATATTGCTCATGATGGCATTGCTTTGGATGCAGGCTGCCAAACTTGGTCAGTTGGCTTTAGATCACAAAGCTATAAAGAAATCTTGCAAGAAGGCTTGTGGCGTTTGGCTGAGTCACTAGAAGATATTCCTGAGTTAAATAGTCACTTTGCAGATCCCAAACAATCAGCAACTCATTGCGCAGAACAACTTCCAGCAGAAATCATTACGCAAGTAAGGCAAAAGTTAAAAGGCTTAAAACTCGATCGTGTAGAAACATTCCTTCCCGGCATAGCCGCCTATCTCAGCGAACCAAAACCTCAGGCCTACTTTGATGGAGTAGCCAATAATCTCTCGCCCGAACAATTTAGACGTCATCTTGGCAAGCAAGCTTTAAAAGTACACCCCTATACAAGGGTTCTCGCTCTGGGCCCAAGGATTTACTGCAATGGTGAAGAGATGACCGACGGTCAAGATGCCTCAACTCAAGCCGCCTGGCGCTCACTGGCACGTAGCAAACAGTTCACAGGATCCTTAGGGAAAATTGGATTAAATAACAGTCTTTTTGGGGCTTTTGAGGCAGGATGGCTGCTTTTTTAA